Proteins from a single region of Nodularia sp. LEGE 06071:
- a CDS encoding MATE family efflux transporter encodes MPSLNSKVFLEAQACLKLAIPLAAAQLSESAINFTDTVMMGLLGSQTLAAGALGSTTYIALLWTSSGMVSAVGVLVAIAFGAGKLELLRKIAYQGLWLAVPLSIPMMLLLWNMAPILRQLGQQESTVLLTQSYLRAIVWGFPALIGFSVLKNLVSALNRPQLIMVIMGTGVVVNVVANYILMFGKLGLPALGLAGIGWASTLTLWGQFIAGISLISLDKELRKYQLFGKWYRFDALLFKEIIQIGLPTAILFAIEISLNTFIAYLMGYLGTVPLAAHQIAIQTTQILLMVPLGISYATTMRVGQNLGENDPKGVRRAGFVGMGLGGIFMSFVAVILGVFPDSIAAIYLDPQNPENTEVMQLAITLLYLAVASQLFDGTQVIAGGALRGLKDTRVPLLIGLLAYWPIGLGSGYLMGIYWHWGSVGLWLGLVLGLLSAAVSLIWRFYSQTTALLESKAIAIPENY; translated from the coding sequence TTGCCGTCATTGAACTCCAAAGTATTTTTAGAAGCTCAAGCCTGTTTAAAATTGGCAATTCCTTTAGCCGCCGCCCAGTTATCTGAAAGTGCCATCAACTTTACAGATACGGTGATGATGGGTTTACTAGGGAGCCAAACTCTAGCAGCAGGAGCATTGGGATCTACGACCTACATTGCCCTCCTGTGGACGAGTTCAGGTATGGTTTCGGCGGTGGGTGTCCTCGTGGCGATCGCTTTTGGCGCTGGTAAACTTGAACTTCTCCGTAAAATCGCCTATCAAGGACTTTGGTTAGCTGTTCCCTTATCGATTCCCATGATGCTGCTGCTGTGGAATATGGCTCCTATTTTGCGGCAATTAGGGCAACAAGAAAGCACTGTCCTCCTGACTCAATCTTATCTACGAGCAATTGTCTGGGGCTTTCCAGCCTTGATTGGCTTTTCTGTCCTGAAAAACCTGGTGTCTGCCCTCAACCGTCCCCAACTGATTATGGTAATTATGGGAACTGGGGTAGTTGTTAATGTCGTTGCCAACTACATCCTCATGTTTGGCAAATTGGGTTTACCCGCCCTTGGTTTAGCGGGGATAGGTTGGGCAAGTACGTTGACGCTTTGGGGTCAATTCATCGCGGGAATCAGTTTAATCAGCTTAGACAAAGAACTGAGAAAATATCAATTATTTGGTAAGTGGTATCGCTTTGATGCTCTCCTATTTAAAGAAATTATTCAAATCGGTTTACCCACAGCTATTCTATTTGCTATAGAAATCAGCCTAAATACCTTTATAGCCTACCTTATGGGTTATCTAGGTACTGTTCCACTGGCAGCGCATCAAATTGCTATTCAAACCACACAAATCCTCTTAATGGTTCCTCTAGGCATTTCCTACGCCACCACTATGCGCGTGGGGCAAAATTTGGGAGAGAACGATCCCAAAGGAGTGAGACGAGCGGGGTTTGTGGGGATGGGATTGGGGGGAATATTTATGAGTTTCGTAGCTGTGATTTTAGGCGTATTTCCTGACTCTATTGCCGCAATTTATTTAGATCCTCAGAATCCAGAGAACACCGAAGTTATGCAACTCGCTATCACTTTGTTATATCTAGCCGTCGCTTCCCAACTCTTCGACGGAACGCAAGTCATTGCCGGGGGAGCCTTGCGGGGATTAAAAGATACTCGCGTTCCCCTGCTAATTGGTCTGTTAGCCTATTGGCCTATCGGCTTAGGGAGCGGTTATTTGATGGGAATCTATTGGCATTGGGGCAGCGTTGGTTTGTGGTTGGGCTTAGTTCTAGGACTCTTATCGGCTGCTGTGAGCTTAATCTGGCGTTTTTATAGCCAAACTACGGCTCTGTTGGAATCGAAAGCGATCGCTATTCCAGAGAATTATTAA
- a CDS encoding riboflavin synthase yields the protein MFTGLIQALGTMKPLGGDSWQITFVSQSSVVIMQDLAYGDSVAVDGVCLTVEKILNNGFIATASPETLRRTTLGDEQTQQTYVNLEASLRVGGKVGGHFVMGHVDGIGQLVTAAQTASSWEMTFTAPEAIARYIVPKGSIAVNGISLTVAAYEPELSQFTVAVIPLTYDDTNLRYLVSGSWVNLEGDILGKYVEKFLSPGKQHPKTDYLTPAFLAENGYL from the coding sequence GTGTTTACAGGATTAATCCAAGCATTAGGAACGATGAAACCTCTAGGGGGGGATTCTTGGCAAATTACCTTTGTAAGTCAGTCCTCTGTTGTCATTATGCAGGATTTGGCTTACGGTGACAGCGTTGCTGTCGATGGAGTTTGCCTCACAGTGGAGAAAATTTTAAACAATGGGTTTATCGCCACTGCTTCACCGGAGACTCTACGCCGCACGACCCTGGGAGATGAGCAAACACAACAGACATATGTCAACTTAGAAGCTTCGCTGCGGGTGGGTGGTAAAGTCGGCGGTCACTTTGTCATGGGTCATGTAGATGGTATAGGTCAATTAGTAACGGCCGCACAAACGGCTAGTTCTTGGGAAATGACGTTTACAGCACCCGAAGCGATCGCGCGGTATATTGTCCCCAAAGGTAGCATTGCTGTGAATGGTATCAGCCTCACAGTAGCTGCTTATGAGCCGGAATTGTCTCAGTTCACAGTCGCAGTTATTCCCCTCACCTATGACGATACAAATCTCCGTTATCTTGTCTCAGGCAGTTGGGTAAATTTAGAAGGGGATATTCTCGGCAAATATGTCGAAAAATTTCTTTCCCCTGGCAAACAACATCCGAAAACTGATTACTTAACACCTGCTTTTTTAGCAGAAAATGGGTATTTGTAA
- a CDS encoding biotin--[acetyl-CoA-carboxylase] ligase, which yields MGFDLQLLETTLESGHGYPYLPSSLHIFESVPSTNQTLWGLLRQGADKNSVVIATQQTSGRGQWGRQWISPTGGLYLSMGIVPKLEATDSYQLTLASAWGIAAGLRQSGVSVGIKWPNDLVLHGRKLGGILTETKVHNGQIIQAVIGVGINWTNPVPDTGINLESWQATQATKAISCLEMLTNTVLLGIKSGIDCLCQEGVSVLLSRYLDLLTNIGDQVYINNLLGTVVGVNSQGKLHVSFETYDSNDIKTPEIYVEPGTISLGYRKSSVSF from the coding sequence GTGGGATTTGATCTGCAACTCTTGGAAACTACCCTGGAATCGGGACATGGGTATCCTTATTTACCATCTTCCCTACATATTTTTGAAAGTGTTCCTTCAACTAATCAGACCCTGTGGGGCTTGCTGAGACAGGGGGCTGATAAAAATTCTGTAGTAATTGCTACCCAGCAAACTTCTGGACGAGGACAATGGGGTCGTCAATGGATTTCTCCCACCGGGGGACTATATCTTTCGATGGGTATTGTTCCTAAACTAGAAGCTACGGATAGTTATCAGCTCACCTTAGCCAGTGCTTGGGGAATTGCTGCGGGGTTGCGCCAGTCCGGCGTAAGCGTGGGCATTAAATGGCCTAATGACTTAGTATTGCATGGTCGCAAACTCGGCGGCATTTTGACGGAAACAAAAGTCCATAATGGACAGATCATACAAGCAGTGATTGGTGTCGGTATTAACTGGACTAACCCAGTACCCGATACTGGCATCAATCTTGAATCCTGGCAAGCGACCCAGGCTACTAAAGCTATTTCTTGTCTGGAAATGCTCACGAACACAGTTTTACTAGGAATAAAATCCGGTATAGACTGTCTCTGCCAAGAAGGAGTAAGTGTACTCTTGTCTCGATATTTAGATTTATTGACAAATATCGGTGATCAAGTGTACATCAATAATCTTTTAGGCACTGTGGTGGGCGTAAATTCACAGGGAAAGCTTCATGTCTCTTTTGAAACGTATGATTCAAATGACATAAAAACACCAGAAATTTATGTTGAACCCGGTACAATCAGTTTGGGTTACCGTAAATCTTCTGTTTCATTTTAG
- a CDS encoding bifunctional nuclease family protein, giving the protein MIEMRVAGIALDAITRSPIVLLKDASDRRALPIYIGQEQARAIMAALENQKPPRPLTHDLIVNLLESCSMILEKVIIHSLQKDTFYAALIVQQGEIKKEIDARPSDAIAVALRTNAPIWVMEEVVSDASIPVDRDADEAEQQAFREFISNLRPEDLIKRFGNGDS; this is encoded by the coding sequence ATGATTGAAATGAGAGTCGCTGGCATAGCATTAGATGCCATAACCCGCAGTCCCATTGTACTTTTGAAAGATGCCTCAGATCGGCGGGCTTTACCAATTTATATTGGACAGGAACAGGCGAGAGCAATTATGGCTGCGCTAGAAAATCAAAAGCCTCCCAGACCGCTAACACACGACTTAATTGTGAATCTTTTAGAGTCATGTTCCATGATTCTGGAAAAGGTGATTATTCACTCCTTACAAAAGGATACATTTTATGCAGCCTTAATTGTCCAGCAAGGCGAAATCAAAAAAGAAATTGATGCGCGTCCCAGCGATGCGATCGCCGTTGCTCTCCGTACCAATGCCCCCATCTGGGTCATGGAGGAAGTGGTTTCTGATGCTTCAATTCCTGTTGATCGCGACGCTGATGAAGCCGAACAGCAAGCCTTCCGTGAATTTATCTCCAATCTTCGCCCTGAAGATTTGATCAAGCGCTTTGGTAATGGCGACAGCTAG
- a CDS encoding pyridoxal phosphate-dependent decarboxylase family protein, whose protein sequence is MTLEKESFGLLQEALAKLEEGFHSLPKVDPSPHLESLRTVLLEVAERMQDNYPYPHPLYVGQMLKPPTEIARLAYMLSLWINPNNHALDGGRASSAMEKEAVAEIAKMFGWETHLGHLCGGGTMANLEGLWVAGNLQPNKKVVASSQSHYTHSRICGVLGLPFQSISCDSRARMDIAALKKLLQEDDIGTVVVTIGTTATGSVDPLPEILELQAEYGFRIHADSAYGGYFTLVSHLDGSTRAAFDCLKQVDSIVIDPHKHGLQPYGCGCILFKDPAVGKLYKHDSPYTYFSSEELHLGEISLECSRPGSSAVALWATQRLLPLIPGGQFADSLSKSRTAALTLFEKLQNDSRFIVAFPPELDIVIWAVKSQSASESSRLAKEIFKVAGEENLHLALANVSQQLFVESGEGINWDQDSITCLRSCLIKPEHLDWLERIWQILDSVTNKVIPTS, encoded by the coding sequence ATGACATTAGAAAAAGAAAGCTTCGGATTACTTCAAGAAGCACTAGCAAAACTAGAAGAAGGTTTTCACAGCTTACCAAAGGTCGATCCCTCTCCTCACCTAGAGTCCCTGCGAACAGTGCTATTGGAAGTAGCAGAGCGGATGCAAGACAATTATCCTTATCCCCATCCCCTCTACGTTGGGCAAATGCTCAAACCGCCCACAGAGATTGCCCGTCTGGCATATATGCTATCCCTGTGGATTAATCCCAATAATCATGCCCTGGATGGTGGACGGGCAAGTTCGGCAATGGAGAAAGAAGCCGTGGCAGAAATTGCCAAAATGTTTGGTTGGGAAACCCATTTAGGACATCTGTGTGGTGGCGGCACAATGGCGAATTTAGAGGGTTTGTGGGTTGCAGGAAATTTACAACCAAATAAAAAAGTTGTCGCCTCTAGTCAGTCACACTACACCCATTCCAGAATTTGTGGTGTGCTTGGCCTTCCTTTTCAATCGATTTCCTGTGACAGTCGCGCTCGCATGGATATAGCAGCCCTGAAAAAACTTTTACAAGAAGATGATATTGGCACAGTTGTTGTGACCATCGGAACCACAGCAACGGGTTCTGTCGATCCCCTCCCTGAAATTCTCGAACTTCAGGCTGAATATGGATTCCGCATCCATGCAGATAGCGCCTACGGCGGTTACTTTACTTTAGTAAGTCATTTAGATGGGTCAACCAGAGCCGCTTTTGACTGTCTCAAACAGGTTGATTCCATTGTTATTGATCCGCATAAACATGGACTCCAACCTTACGGCTGTGGCTGCATTCTCTTCAAAGATCCTGCTGTGGGAAAACTCTATAAACATGATTCACCCTACACTTATTTTAGTTCTGAGGAACTGCATTTAGGTGAAATTAGCCTCGAATGTTCCAGGCCGGGTTCATCTGCGGTAGCACTCTGGGCAACTCAACGTTTACTGCCTCTAATTCCAGGCGGTCAGTTTGCTGATTCTTTGAGTAAGTCGCGAACAGCAGCACTGACTCTGTTTGAGAAACTGCAAAATGATTCGCGATTTATAGTGGCTTTCCCACCGGAACTGGACATTGTTATTTGGGCTGTAAAATCTCAGAGTGCGAGTGAATCTTCACGACTGGCAAAGGAGATTTTTAAAGTAGCAGGAGAGGAAAATCTCCACCTAGCTTTAGCTAATGTATCGCAACAGCTATTTGTAGAAAGTGGGGAAGGAATCAATTGGGATCAAGACTCTATTACCTGTCTGCGGTCTTGTTTAATCAAACCCGAACATCTAGATTGGCTAGAGCGAATTTGGCAAATCCTTGATTCTGTGACAAACAAGGTAATTCCAACTTCGTAA
- the pgeF gene encoding peptidoglycan editing factor PgeF, with translation MHTWHWHNWQGLPYLTCSLLKDWHHGFFTQQFWPRSPEDLTKALHPKASAYRLQQVHGNIVLTPQEIENNTGSEDSGLVLGDGLISEHPLQAIWVASADCTPVLIGDVKTRQVAALHAGWRGTAAKIVPQAIARLRNQGSQLDDLRIAMGPAIAGEVYQVSLEVAAEIGASITPHQEVQQIIDALHELPNSPLLADPNPGKVRLDVRRVNALQLESLGITAEQIAIAPYCTYQTPEYFFSYRREQQKKIQWSGIVR, from the coding sequence ATGCACACTTGGCACTGGCATAATTGGCAAGGACTACCCTATCTTACTTGTAGTCTTCTGAAAGATTGGCATCACGGTTTCTTTACTCAGCAGTTTTGGCCGCGATCGCCTGAAGATTTGACAAAAGCACTGCACCCTAAAGCATCAGCTTATCGTTTGCAGCAGGTACATGGCAATATAGTTCTCACCCCGCAAGAAATTGAGAACAATACAGGGTCAGAAGATTCTGGCTTAGTCTTGGGAGATGGTTTAATCAGCGAACACCCACTACAAGCTATTTGGGTAGCTAGCGCCGATTGTACACCTGTATTGATTGGGGATGTCAAAACTAGACAAGTAGCGGCACTACACGCCGGTTGGCGGGGGACTGCGGCGAAGATTGTTCCCCAGGCGATCGCGCGACTGCGAAACCAAGGTAGTCAACTGGATGACTTACGGATTGCAATGGGACCGGCGATCGCCGGTGAAGTGTACCAAGTTTCTCTGGAAGTAGCGGCGGAAATTGGTGCTAGCATTACACCCCATCAAGAAGTACAGCAGATTATTGATGCTTTGCATGAGTTACCAAATTCACCTTTATTAGCAGATCCCAACCCCGGAAAAGTCAGATTGGACGTGCGACGAGTCAATGCTTTACAACTGGAAAGCTTGGGGATTACCGCCGAACAAATAGCGATCGCGCCTTATTGTACTTACCAAACTCCAGAATATTTCTTTTCCTATCGTCGCGAGCAACAGAAAAAAATTCAATGGTCAGGAATTGTCAGGTAA
- a CDS encoding peptidoglycan DD-metalloendopeptidase family protein: MTQRHKSAHHHLNNSSRRSPYGKLFHIYASTLPAQSFFLLSSASFLSGGLAIAQTETGIDNIVPTVESSQSAVVIPNPVKKDTLSSALSRPQPEVAEPQADLRQRLRSTQEVSPPKANVTLEKPKTEVSTPRANVSLEKPKTEVSTPRANVSLEKLKTEVSPPRANVSLEKPKTEVSTPRANVTLEKLKTEVAQPSTPRTLPEKLPEIAQPSNNSNGATIGTTGKTRDYNNAYIDPINYNPNATATYQAPNSVVLTERSSGCQTVLPSGQSLSGSSCAQATQKPESNQQVANSEAKTAPNWLKTSQNTQVANVPVARPAATNNSNNRWTPNQAVSGGATKTASRPNRFIPNPSDFATTSANRSAIAPSGGTLPPPMAAGNIAPRPSTVAYDFQLASVLPQIPFTGRLAYSGDGGMAFPLSIPARISSVFGWRTHPITGDSRFHAGTDLAAPTGTPVVAAAEGTVQTANWMGGYGLTVVVNHPSAQQTLYAHMSELFVQPGQRVEQGTVIGRVGSTGNSTGPHLHFEVRHLKPQGWVAVDSGVQLQVALSQMLQALQTAQVTQDPDS, from the coding sequence ATGACGCAGCGCCATAAATCTGCCCATCACCATTTAAATAACTCATCAAGACGCTCTCCTTACGGAAAGCTTTTCCATATCTATGCGTCTACGCTACCAGCACAAAGCTTTTTTTTGCTGAGTAGTGCCAGTTTCTTAAGTGGCGGCTTGGCAATTGCCCAAACAGAAACAGGTATAGATAATATTGTTCCGACTGTTGAAAGTTCTCAATCAGCAGTAGTCATACCAAATCCAGTAAAAAAAGATACTCTTTCTTCAGCGCTATCTCGACCGCAACCCGAAGTTGCAGAACCGCAAGCTGACCTGAGACAGAGACTACGTAGTACACAAGAGGTTTCCCCTCCAAAAGCCAATGTGACTTTAGAGAAGCCCAAAACTGAGGTTTCTACTCCCAGAGCCAATGTGAGTTTAGAGAAGCCCAAAACTGAGGTTTCTACTCCCAGAGCCAATGTGAGTTTAGAGAAGCTCAAAACTGAGGTTTCCCCTCCCAGAGCCAATGTGAGTTTAGAGAAGCCCAAAACTGAGGTTTCTACTCCCAGAGCCAATGTGACTTTGGAGAAGCTCAAAACTGAAGTAGCCCAACCTAGTACACCCCGCACTTTACCGGAAAAACTTCCAGAAATTGCCCAACCATCAAATAACTCGAACGGCGCAACGATAGGAACCACAGGAAAAACCAGGGATTATAATAACGCCTATATTGATCCTATCAATTACAACCCCAATGCTACGGCTACTTATCAAGCACCTAACTCTGTGGTGCTAACAGAACGCTCTAGTGGTTGTCAAACCGTTTTACCGTCTGGGCAAAGTCTATCAGGCAGTAGTTGCGCTCAAGCCACCCAGAAACCTGAGAGCAATCAGCAAGTAGCTAATTCTGAAGCTAAAACAGCACCCAACTGGCTTAAAACTAGCCAAAATACTCAGGTAGCGAACGTTCCAGTCGCTCGACCAGCAGCCACTAATAACAGCAACAACAGATGGACTCCTAATCAGGCTGTATCTGGTGGGGCTACCAAAACTGCATCTCGCCCTAATCGGTTTATCCCTAACCCTAGTGATTTCGCCACCACGTCAGCGAACCGATCTGCCATCGCACCCAGTGGCGGGACTCTACCCCCACCAATGGCAGCAGGCAATATTGCACCCCGACCCAGTACAGTAGCTTACGACTTCCAATTAGCATCAGTGCTGCCACAAATTCCCTTCACTGGGAGACTGGCATATAGTGGCGATGGGGGAATGGCATTTCCCCTTTCTATACCCGCTCGCATTAGTTCTGTATTTGGTTGGAGAACTCATCCGATTACAGGTGATAGCCGCTTCCACGCCGGCACAGATTTAGCTGCGCCAACGGGGACACCTGTAGTAGCAGCCGCAGAAGGTACAGTGCAAACTGCCAACTGGATGGGTGGTTATGGTTTAACCGTAGTTGTTAACCACCCTTCTGCTCAACAAACCCTTTATGCTCATATGTCAGAACTATTTGTTCAACCCGGTCAGAGGGTAGAACAAGGAACTGTGATTGGGCGAGTTGGTAGCACTGGTAACTCTACAGGGCCTCACCTACACTTTGAAGTCCGCCACCTCAAACCACAAGGTTGGGTTGCTGTTGACTCAGGTGTACAATTACAAGTTGCCCTCAGTCAAATGCTACAAGCTTTACAAACAGCTCAAGTTACCCAAGACCCAGATAGCTAG